Part of the Halomarina litorea genome is shown below.
AACTGACCGCCGACGCGTTCTGTTCGTTCGGCGGGTCCTGTGCCGTCGTCCAGTACCGACTGCCTGTGCTGGGGCTGTCGATTCCGCACCTCTCGTTCGTGGGGTTCCTGCTGGTGACGATACTCGTGGTCGGCGCGGTTCGGAGCGACCGAGAACCACGGCGCTGAGTGGTGAGAGCGGCGATACCGGCGATCATCGAGGACCGCTACTCGGCCTCCGCGGGGTCCACGACCTCGCCCGTCTCGGGGGAGACGCCCACCTGTTCGCAGAGGTCCGCCATCGGGCAGGCCTCCGGGTCGTCCAGACACGCGGGGTTCCGCGCGGAGCAGTACTCGCGCCCGAACTGGATGGAGGCGGTGTGGCCGAAGCCGCACTTCTCGGCGGGGACCTGTGATTCGAGGACCTGCCTCACCTGTTCGTGATCGGCGTCGGCGGGCGCGATTCCCATCCGCCGGTAGATGCGGTGGACGTGGGTGTCGACGGGGAAGACGCCGCCCCGTCCGCCCGCGAACAGGAGGACGCAGTCGGCCGTCTTCGGCCCGACGCCCTTCATGTCGAGAAGGGCCTCGCGCACCGCGTCGTAGTCCTCCTCGCGGACGAACGCGTCGAACTCGGTCGCGCCGCCGTACTCCTCTTCGACCCGCCGCGCGATTCGGGTGATGGTCTCGGACTTCTGGTTGTAGAGACCCGCAGCGGAGATGGTCTCGGCGAGTTCGTCTCGGTCGGCGGTCGCGAGGGACTCCGCGAGGTCTCCACCACCATAGCGCCCTATCAACTCGTCGTGGGCCGGTTGGCTCGCCTTGTCGCTCGTGTTCTGCGAGAGGATGGTGCGGACCAGACACTCGAAGGCGTCCTGTCCATCACCAGAACGCTCTGCGTTCTGGTTAGCTCGCGAATCGCTCTGCGATTCGCGAACCCCGTACGTCTTTTGCCAGTAGAGGTCCCCGAGTCGGTCGACGACCGTCTCCGCGCGGGAGGTTCCGTCCCCTGGCTGGAACTGGTCGAACCGCCCGCCGCCTGTCTCGCCGCCGGAGATGTTCTCCGCGGGTTCGTCCTCGCTCATACTACCCGTTCGGGGTGCGGGCGGAAACCCCCTCGCGTCGGCGTGCAGGTTGCCGGTGTCTCGTCGCTGTCGGCCGTACGCTCTCGGGGCCTCGCCACCCCGAGGTGGCGACCACCGCCGCGACGGTACGCCCGACCGCTCACTCCACGCGCAGGGTTACTGTCAGGTCCGCCCCGTCGGCGAGGGCGGCGACGAGGTCGCGGTCGATGTCGTCGGCGCTGGCGTCGGCCCCGACCATGACGGTGCGGTCGTCGGCGTAGTCGCTCGTGCGAAAGACCATGCTCCGGTCGTCCTCGAAGGTGAGGTCCGGGTGCCCCCGGCCCGTGACGGTCTGTTCGTGGTCCCCGGCGGTGAGCGTCGCGGTGATGGTCGCGCCGCGGTCGCGGCAGGCCGACACGAACCCCTCGTCGAGGGCCGCGGGGGTGCAGTCGGCCTCGACGCCGAGGATGCAGTCGCCGGCGGGGGTCAGCCAGTCGTCGCTCGTCACCTCGAAGGTGCTCTCGTGGGTCGCACTCACGTGTTCGTGGCCGGCGGCGTGGACCGTCACGGACCGCTCGTCGGATGCCATCATTGCCGCGTGGTCCTCGCCCCGCACACTTGAGGCGGTCGTTCCCGGTGCGACCTACTTATACCTCGGACGTGTACCGTGTGAACCAGTGTCGAACCGGCCGCTCGGTGGCCCTAGACGCCTCGGGTGCTGTGAACTAGGAAACCTTTAAGTGTCGCGTCCCAATACTACTACGTACCAGAACGCCTCCGCGCGTCCCGGTGTATCGCACGGCGACCAGAATGACAGGAGACCCTGATTATCGACCGGTTGCGACACCCCCGCGAGCCCGGGCTCTCGGAGTCGGTAATGGACAGTAGCTTAACCATGGCAGAGACTATCGACGAATCCAAGAACGTAGAACTAACCGAAGAGGACCTCGAAACCAAATCCAAAGGCGAGCTCATCAAGCGCGCCGGTCAGCTCCGTGACCGACGCAACGAGCTCAACCAGATGGCGTCCGAGCGCGCGTCCAAGCGCGACGAGCTGAACGCCAAGACTCGCGAGAAGGTCGACGAGGCCCAGGAACACCGCGAGAAGCGCGACGAGCTCAACGAGCAGGTTCAGGAGCACAAGCAGAAGCGCAACGATCTCAACGCGAAGGCCAACGAGCTGTTCTCGGAAGTCGACGACGCCAAGTCCGACCTCGACCTCGACGACGGCAAGAGCCTCGACCAGCTCAAAGAGGAGATCGAGAAGCTCGAATTTCGACAGCAGACCGAGGTTCTGAGCTCCGAGGACGAGCGCGAACTCATCGAGAAGATCGAGAAGAAGCGCGACCAGTACCAAGAGCGCAAGTCGAAGCTCGACGACACCGACGGCATCGACGAGATCAAAGAGGAGGCCCAGGAGGTCCGCGCCGAGGCGAGCCAGCACCACCAGAAGGTCACCGAACTCGCCGACGAGGCCCAGGAACACCACAACCAGATGATCGAGGCCTACCGCGAGGCCGACGACATCCGTGACGAGGCCGACGAGTGGCACGAGAAGTTCGTCGACGCCCAGGAGGCCGCCGACCGCCACCACGAGGACTTCGTCCGCGTCCAGAAGCGCCTGCGCGAGATGGACAAGGAGGAGGAGAAAGAGCGCAAGGACGAGCGCGCCGCCAAGCGCGAGGAGGCCAAGCAGGAGGCCGAGGAGATCTATCAGAAGTTCAAGGAGGGCGAGACCCTCGACACCGAGGACCTGATGAAGCTCCAGAAGTCCGGGCTGCTCTAAGCGGGACACCGGGGTCTTCCCGCGTTCTACGTTCGTTTTTCACGACGCCCGACGGGAGAGCGACCGCGCCGTTCTGACGGAATTCACGGACCGACCAGCGACCGCTCTGCAGCGACCGCTCTGACCAGCGACGGCTCAGACCCGCGCGTGCGAGAGCCGTCGGATGGACTCCGTGAGGACGCTCACGCCGATGGGCAGGGAGTCCTCGTCCACGTCGAAGGTGGCGGTGTGGTGGCCGCCGGGGTGGTCGGTGCCGACGCCGACGTAGCAGGCCTTCCCGCCGTGCTCCTGGACGCGTTGCATGAGGTAGGTGGCGTCCTCGCTCCCGCCGAGGGCGTCCCGGCGGACCAGCGAGTTCACCGCGTCGGTCCCGCGGGCGACGTCGTACACCACGTCGACGATGGCCTCGTCGCTCGTTGCGCTGGGGGCGTCGCCGGCCGTTTCCAGTTCGACCTCGCAGTCGTGCATCCGGGCCGCCGACTCGATGACCCGGACGGCGCGTTCGCGCATGTACTCCTTCAGTTCGGTCGTCTCGCCGCGCACCTCGCCTTCGAGGTGGGCCTCCTCGGGGATGATGTTGGTCGCGCTCCCCCCGCGGATGACGCCGGCGTTGACGCGCGTCGCGCCGTCCTGGTGGCGCGGGATGGCGTAGAGGTTCTGGACGGCCGCCGCGAGCGCCTGATTGGCGTTGCGCCCGTCGCCGGGGTTCGCGCCCGCGTGGGCGGGTTCGCCCGTGAACGTCGCCTCGAAGTGGTGGACCGCGAGGAAGCCGTCGATGCCCGCGACCACCTCGCCCGTGGGGTGTTCGAGGCCGACGTGCGCCGCGAGGAAGTACTCGCAGTCGTCGAGCAGGCCCGACTCGGCGACGGCCTTCCCGCCGCCGATGACCTCCTCCGCGGGCTGGAACACGACTTTCAGTGTGCCCGAGAAGTCGCTCGCTTTCACGGCTTCGAGGACGCCGATGCCGAACGTGACGTGGGCGTCGTGCCCGCAGGCGTGCATCGCGCCCGTCTCCGAGCGGAAGCCCTCCGATGCGGGAACGTGGGCCGCGTCCTCGGATTCGAGGCGGGGGAGGGCGTCGATGTCGACGCGCAGGCCGACCGTGGGTCCCTCGCCCTGCTTCACGACGGCGAGTGCGCCGGTGAGTCCGCCCTCCGTCCGTTCGAGGACGTCCTCACGCGCGCCCGCTTCGCGGGCCAGGTCGTGCCAGCGGGTCAGTTCCTCGTCGTCGGGGACGCCCATTCGCTCCTCGGGGACCAGCATCTCGCTCCCGACGTACAGTTCGTCGACGCCGATGGCTTCGAGTTCGTCCACGATGCGACTCGTCGTCCAGAACTCCCGCCAGGCGGGTTCGGGGTGGCGGTGGAGGTCACGGCGCAGTGCCACGAGGCGGTCTCTCGAGACGCTCATGCGGGAGGATACGGGGGGAGAGGCTTAGTCCTACGTCACCGTTCTCTCTCCCTCGGAAAATTTCACGAAATAATGATTGTTCGGAGGATTTATCAACCGGCTTTCCTTCGACCGGGACGGAATGTCAGCCGACGAATCAAACGTGACCGAGTATCTCTCGCGCGA
Proteins encoded:
- a CDS encoding endonuclease III domain-containing protein, translated to MSEDEPAENISGGETGGGRFDQFQPGDGTSRAETVVDRLGDLYWQKTYGVRESQSDSRANQNAERSGDGQDAFECLVRTILSQNTSDKASQPAHDELIGRYGGGDLAESLATADRDELAETISAAGLYNQKSETITRIARRVEEEYGGATEFDAFVREEDYDAVREALLDMKGVGPKTADCVLLFAGGRGGVFPVDTHVHRIYRRMGIAPADADHEQVRQVLESQVPAEKCGFGHTASIQFGREYCSARNPACLDDPEACPMADLCEQVGVSPETGEVVDPAEAE
- a CDS encoding DUF371 domain-containing protein — translated: MASDERSVTVHAAGHEHVSATHESTFEVTSDDWLTPAGDCILGVEADCTPAALDEGFVSACRDRGATITATLTAGDHEQTVTGRGHPDLTFEDDRSMVFRTSDYADDRTVMVGADASADDIDRDLVAALADGADLTVTLRVE
- a CDS encoding coiled-coil protein, which produces MAETIDESKNVELTEEDLETKSKGELIKRAGQLRDRRNELNQMASERASKRDELNAKTREKVDEAQEHREKRDELNEQVQEHKQKRNDLNAKANELFSEVDDAKSDLDLDDGKSLDQLKEEIEKLEFRQQTEVLSSEDERELIEKIEKKRDQYQERKSKLDDTDGIDEIKEEAQEVRAEASQHHQKVTELADEAQEHHNQMIEAYREADDIRDEADEWHEKFVDAQEAADRHHEDFVRVQKRLREMDKEEEKERKDERAAKREEAKQEAEEIYQKFKEGETLDTEDLMKLQKSGLL
- a CDS encoding amidohydrolase, which codes for MSVSRDRLVALRRDLHRHPEPAWREFWTTSRIVDELEAIGVDELYVGSEMLVPEERMGVPDDEELTRWHDLAREAGAREDVLERTEGGLTGALAVVKQGEGPTVGLRVDIDALPRLESEDAAHVPASEGFRSETGAMHACGHDAHVTFGIGVLEAVKASDFSGTLKVVFQPAEEVIGGGKAVAESGLLDDCEYFLAAHVGLEHPTGEVVAGIDGFLAVHHFEATFTGEPAHAGANPGDGRNANQALAAAVQNLYAIPRHQDGATRVNAGVIRGGSATNIIPEEAHLEGEVRGETTELKEYMRERAVRVIESAARMHDCEVELETAGDAPSATSDEAIVDVVYDVARGTDAVNSLVRRDALGGSEDATYLMQRVQEHGGKACYVGVGTDHPGGHHTATFDVDEDSLPIGVSVLTESIRRLSHARV